The Labrus mixtus chromosome 14, fLabMix1.1, whole genome shotgun sequence nucleotide sequence AAAGAGAAGACGGCTGCTTAAAGTCCGcagcgaaatacttcatgactaaaacaaaaaaagcagtggtggaaagagaaacacattagTGAAGTCTATGACAGCACCTCTGTCCTTTTTGCTCCTTATCTAGAATACAATAGAGAATAAAACATCTTTGTGGTTGCACCAAGGACATTGAAATAGAGATAGTGCAACTCACCATGAAtgcatcaataaaaacaaggaaGTAAATAGCAGCAACAGGACACAGTAATGTCAGTAAGAAACAATGGCAGGAGTGGAGGTAGTAGGGTCTAAGTGCAAATGTGCAAGAGTGaaataataaaaggaaaatattcaATAATTCAATGCAGTGTTGGCAGTAACTCCTGCATCTTATGAGGGGTAGGGGTCATTTCCCCCTTTTTACCTAGTGTTTTGCTGCAGCAAATTGTACAACAGGATCTCCCTAGGGATGAAATTGTGTTATTTGTTTAGAGCACATAAACGTACTAGAAGAAAGGGATTAAAAGTTAAAGCTGCTAGATGTTGCCTTTGATTTGTGCAAAACGGGTTCTGAGTGACAGGAGAGAAGGCTGCTGCTGTAGCTTACTGCTGtgggctttttttgttttattcctgaGTTAGAGTATGAAGGTCTACCCTGTATGCATTTTTCAGGTGCCATAACAGTGTTCGGTCTCTTTTTGTCCAGGTTGACGCTCACCCTCTCCTGTCCCATGGATCTGAAAAACTTCCCCATGGACAGCCAGACGTGTACGATGCAGCTTGAGAGCTGTGAGTTCATCTTTCAAAGCAGGATTGAAATAATTACCTAttggattttgttttaatcttaTACTGCAttcgttttttttgtatctctcTGCTAGTTGGCTACACCATGAATGATCTTATTTTTGAGTGGCTGAATGTGGGAGCGGTGCAGGTAGCCGATGATCTCACGCTCCCTCAGTTTGTGCTGAAAGAGGAGCAAGGCCTCGGATACTGCACCAAACACTACAACACAGGTACATGACATACAACCACATTCAGTCACATCCTGCATATAAGCTGACAATCAACTTCTAATAAGACTGTCAGTGTGGACCTGTATCTCCTCCTGTGTTAGGTAAATTCACCTGCATCGAAGTCAACTTCTACCTGGAGCGTCAGATGGGCTACTACTTGATCCAGATGTACATACCCAGCCTGCTCACCGTCATCCTGTCCTGGGTCTCCTTCTGGATCAACATGGATGCGGCTCCAGCTAGGGTGGGACTAGGAATCACCACGGTGCTCACCATGACGACGCAGAGCTCTGGCTCCAGGGCCTCACTGCCAAAGGTGTGACATGCCCtctttaaatatacattttattgctgacattaaatctctttttcattCGGAAATGGTTACTGAATAGATGCATTAATTGTTTTTTgatttcaatatgttttatTGCTACCTGTTGACTCGATCTCAAATCTCATAAAAAGCAAGCTTTCAAAAGAAGATTAAATTCCTTGATATGAGTCATTTTAGAATCAGGCAccagttttaaaggtcacatattattctccttttcaaccagtttcaacaagtctcagagctccccaaaacatatctgtgaagtttcgcgttttggggagctctgagtctgtatttgatcatgcctataaactcctctatttcagccctgctcagaacaggctgcttttgtgtctgtagctttaaatgtaaataaactgtGTCTGAACACAGCCCCCTTTCTGGAAGGGTGGTTTGAGCTTTCTCACTAAATGCTGGATTAttgacagtgagaaggcagactcagggggcagaacaaacacctagctgtgggagtgtcacccacttggggcaggggttactgccctttgtgatgtctccggactgtttgagcacacattttctaaaaagcggagcaggcaaaagacagagaggatggacttttctatTTCctgtagacaggctagggatGCACagtagtgttagaaaaacatggtaaagtgtatctagcatatatgtgacctttaagacatTTTCACCATTAAGTCTGGCTTGGGGGCAGTGTGGGCAGTGCGACCTCTTTAAAATGAGAGACGTATTACTTTTGGATCACTGCTGCGTAATAATGTTTCCCAGTTAGGTCTTTCATTGCTCTACACATTGAAATTGACAGGAAAGTATAAAGCTAAGAAATTAGATGGGAAAGAAGTACACACACGTCTCTGTACAAGAATTAAGGCAGtaaaaaccctgaaaaaaataaaatgtgaatgtttatacttttattgaaataaaaagtacagTTCAATTCAAAGAAATATACCTTCAGTCTCAAAGTGAAAGTGCTGAATTTGCATAATGACCCTTTCTAGAGTGTTCAGTTATTGAATAAATATTAGATCTAAAGTACTTCATATACTGTGAGGTCATCGAGAGGtagagaaaatgtttcagttgAACTTTAGATATGTGATGGAAAGTGAATACATTTACTTTATAACTGCACGTTTTCAATTTTCTACTCTTATTTTGTGCTTCTTTACAATTCAACCCGTAGGCTACTTTTCACtccattacatttatttagatATATTAAAGTTTATGGTAAAAGGATCAAAAGCCGGTATGGTTTGGGTTATACATTAATTATATAAAATTGCATCAACAAGAATAATCCCATGAAAGTATCGGTCATGgtctttattttgttgtaaagtttttttcatttatcttAAGTTACATATTTGATCTTTAAGTTTCTATGATCTATTTTCAAAGTATCATTTTGGTTGGGAACGTCAGCTGCACAAAGTAATCTGAATTGTGGTTCTTGTAACAAACTCTTTCATCAATTCTGTTAACTTTAACTGAATGACTTCACTGATTCCGTCTTTGCTCTCTCAGGTGTCCTATGTGAAAGCCATCGACATCTGGATGGCCGTGTGTCTCCTGTTCGTGTTTGCTGCCCTGCTGGAGTATGCAGCCGTTAATTTTGTTTCCCGCCAGCACAAGGAGTTCTTTCGACTGAGGAGGAAGCTGAAGGAGCAACAGCGGCAGAGAACTGTGAGTGCAACAGCCCTCCCACACTCAGCCCCCTCGGGCGGCTGTCACCTGCTATTCCCTGCGCCCGGCTCTGCACGAGCTGCAGGACTCAGCTGCATGTTGCTCTCCAGCCgggaaacacagacagtggTGACCTGTAATTAATTTAAACCTTCTTCTTATCCCACTGCAGGCTGGATGTTCTCAGCATATTTCTGCCTCGCTTTGGGCCTCTTGAGGAGAAGAGGAGTAGAAGAGATAGAAAGAAAACCACCTTGAAATACATCTTAAATGAAGCAGTGTGACAACAGCTGCAGGattcattcattctttgaaacatttataaatacacaacacagaaaacagctgctttaaTCCTTTGGACTTAATTTGTTGGGATTATGCAATGCCATTGAAATTCCCTCTGACTTATCTCACATTAATGTCGTACTTGTATTCACTTTGTCAGGAACAGATGATAACTGTTTATGTACAGGATTTGAAGCACACCCGGGTTGCGTGGTGGCAGCAAACTGTTTAATGAATGCAGTCTGTTTGATGATTACATTCAAGTGCTGCCTTTTCTCCCCGTCAGCAGGCGAGTGGTGACAGCAAGGCGAAAGGAAACAACATGTCAGGCAACATTGCTCCTCATGGGAACCAGCGGTGCAGCGTCTGTGCCAGGGTATGTGGTGCCTTGTTCGGTTAAACACCAGCCAATCATCAgacataaaaacagacatcaGATAAACTCTTGGAGCTGATGCTTATTCTgtgatgtttctcttttcttccagGAGGAAGAGCTGGCACAGCAGGGTTTACTCTTCCAGAGTTTTGGACTTGCAAGTGCACCGGAAATGGATGCAACTCCAATTTTTGCAGATCTCCCTCCAGGTTTAGGTTTCTATGACATACGCAGGCGCTTTGTCGATCGGGCAAAAAGGATTGATACCATCTCTAGAGCCGTTTTCCCTATGAGCTTCCTCATGTTCAATGTCCTCTACTGGCTCACCTACAAAGTTCTACGACATGAGGACCTTCATGCCACAATGTGACAACGCGAAGGCGGAGCATAAAGACACTGGAAACCTTTAATTCTACTCTCtttactgaaacatttacagGCTGAGGGTCCTCAGTCGAGACATAACAGAGGAGTTGTGGCTGCATGTCCAGTGGCATCCAtcagtttcattcaattttCATACTTCCAAAGACATGCACTTCTTTTCTGCACTGATGACATGATgacactgatgacatcacacctcTGTCTATGCGTGTACAATAGGCATCTTTAATATCTCAAATCACATGTTTTctgtaaacatttctgtttgtgcagTTACCATAGCTTCACATGCATTTGGACTGCAGCACATTCTTACCAGGCCTGAGGTTGTGCATTATCTTAATGTGAGCCCTGTTCAACAGTGCCATGATCATTTAAcactagaagaagaagatgcagtttaaactgtaaaaactCTGCTTTGTTTAATATCACAGATACAGTGTGCTTCATTGATCTGGGAGATACATGACATATTTCTTAGTGACATGAATATTGAACATATGCATCAGTTAAATAATATTTTGAGCCCTCTGTAAGCAGCCCTTTCAGTCAAAATTAAATAAGTAGAAACTGTCCAGAGAGTCACTTTGTATTGATATTAAGGCATGAAACGCACTATTTCTTCCATCCACCTGGCCAGTCATTGGTTCAAGCCTGCTGTTTCAGTTCTGCCAAGAGATTTCTATTCACCTTCTACATCCCTTTCCAGAAGAATAACATGTGTTTATgtcaaataaagtattattcgGGTATAACTTGTTAAAAAGCCCTAAGTAGTGGTCTATTATGCCAATCAGTTTACATCCACATTCAAATGAATCTAATGTATTAAAAAGCATATATCATCAAAAATGTTCCATGCAGTTTGCCTGACTCCTGAATGGCTGTTGTATGACCCCAGGTGACACACTCAGACTaaatagtttgtttatttatttttttgctggaAAGAAATGTATCTATGAAATATTTTGTTGGTGAAAATAAAGTAGTGTTCGTTTGATTGACTGAAAGTTGGTGCATCATTTCTTACATACagcagtttaaacattttcattttaacattgtTAGGTGATATGATACATTTTTCAAGTGCTATGCAAGTGTTACATCATGACATTTTTAGACCATGTTTAATCAGCTTATatgaacaattatttacaaGATACACTTCATCTTTCAAACTATGACATCCTCCAAGTCAAGAAGCATCTCACCAGCACTGAACTAGTTTTTTACTCAATTTCTCTGACTTGGCTTAACATTATTCTCAACCCCTGCTCTGTTTTCATATGGGAAATGAGAAAAATGCCACTGCAATAACTGTCTGTTGTCTGTTGGACCGTGCCCATAATGTGCTTACTCTGTTCCAGGTGGGGTTTTATTTTATACTTCTGGAGTATCTTTTCTGTTTACCCATACCACGTGACTATGTGTAGCTagtctcattttaaaaataaaccttctcATAAAATTAAGATGTAATAtgatgtaatatatatatatatatattattattattattattattattattattattattattatatatacatCAGGAGGAGCAGAGCTGCATATAGCAGCACAAAGAGACTGTGTAAGATGGGCTCTTTCCTGAAATGGTAGTTAAGATACAGTGAGATGCTTGATATTGATATTAGAACATACTGTATAGAGTAAATCATATTTGTTAACATAACTGTTCCATACTGTGAGATTTATATAGTTActaaaggcagaaaaaacagagatgcccgcacactgttcagctcccaatggCAATTTGGCAGC carries:
- the glra4b gene encoding glycine receptor, alpha 4b isoform X2, encoding MLLHMFYVLLASSVTFLPGSSVLCKEMKLPSRAAKPPSPSDFLDKLMGRTSGYDARIRPNFKGPPVNVTCNIFINSFGSITETTMDYRLNVFLRQQWNDPRLAYKEYPDDSLDLDPSMLDSIWKPDLFFANEKGANFHEVTTDNKLLRIFQNGNVLYSIRLTLTLSCPMDLKNFPMDSQTCTMQLESFGYTMNDLIFEWLNVGAVQVADDLTLPQFVLKEEQGLGYCTKHYNTGKFTCIEVNFYLERQMGYYLIQMYIPSLLTVILSWVSFWINMDAAPARVGLGITTVLTMTTQSSGSRASLPKVSYVKAIDIWMAVCLLFVFAALLEYAAVNFVSRQHKEFFRLRRKLKEQQRQRTASGDSKAKGNNMSGNIAPHGNQRCSVCAREEELAQQGLLFQSFGLASAPEMDATPIFADLPPGLGFYDIRRRFVDRAKRIDTISRAVFPMSFLMFNVLYWLTYKVLRHEDLHATM
- the glra4b gene encoding glycine receptor, alpha 4b isoform X1; translation: MLLHMFYVLLASSVTFLPGSSVLCKEMKLPSRAAKPPSPSDFLDKLMGRTSGYDARIRPNFKGPPVNVTCNIFINSFGSITETTMDYRLNVFLRQQWNDPRLAYKEYPDDSLDLDPSMLDSIWKPDLFFANEKGANFHEVTTDNKLLRIFQNGNVLYSIRLTLTLSCPMDLKNFPMDSQTCTMQLESFGYTMNDLIFEWLNVGAVQVADDLTLPQFVLKEEQGLGYCTKHYNTGKFTCIEVNFYLERQMGYYLIQMYIPSLLTVILSWVSFWINMDAAPARVGLGITTVLTMTTQSSGSRASLPKVSYVKAIDIWMAVCLLFVFAALLEYAAVNFVSRQHKEFFRLRRKLKEQQRQRTQASGDSKAKGNNMSGNIAPHGNQRCSVCAREEELAQQGLLFQSFGLASAPEMDATPIFADLPPGLGFYDIRRRFVDRAKRIDTISRAVFPMSFLMFNVLYWLTYKVLRHEDLHATM